From the Pedobacter cryoconitis genome, one window contains:
- a CDS encoding Rpn family recombination-promoting nuclease/putative transposase, with translation MNSHRILGINKLKEVFLIGILDFKMKNCLSSDYLQSISLVNTGTGKIFHNGLGFKFLELPKFVKKEDELETELDKWVYMLKHMHSLDQIPKYLDKRVFEKIFNIAEMGRLSPEQQFVYDSILQREEDDYCRLKSAERRGIEKGKEEGLGQGEEKGKHETALAIARKMKEENFDLVKIARFTALSIEEIESL, from the coding sequence GTGAATTCACACAGAATCCTGGGTATCAATAAACTGAAAGAAGTTTTCCTGATTGGAATTCTGGATTTTAAAATGAAAAACTGCTTAAGCAGTGATTATTTGCAAAGCATTTCACTGGTCAATACCGGTACAGGTAAAATATTCCACAATGGACTGGGATTTAAGTTTTTGGAACTGCCTAAATTTGTAAAGAAAGAAGATGAACTGGAAACTGAGCTGGACAAATGGGTTTATATGCTTAAACACATGCACAGCCTGGATCAGATTCCTAAGTATCTGGATAAACGTGTTTTTGAAAAAATATTTAATATCGCTGAAATGGGCAGACTATCACCAGAACAACAATTTGTATACGATTCAATTTTGCAGCGGGAAGAAGACGATTATTGCCGGCTTAAATCTGCCGAGCGCAGAGGAATAGAAAAAGGAAAGGAAGAAGGTTTAGGGCAGGGAGAGGAAAAAGGGAAACATGAAACTGCACTGGCCATCGCAAGAAAGATGAAAGAAGAAAACTTTGATCTGGTTAAAATTGCCAGATTTACTGCACTTTCCATTGAAGAAATAGAAAGTCTTTAA
- a CDS encoding polysaccharide lyase family 1 protein, with product MKTRVNYLTCSATALCIAFISFGCQKSKDPGAGTENLTATKLKTVTEATCTVQGWASQNGGTTGGGTATPTVVTTYADLKAAIQNVNVKVVQVNGTITIPSGGRISFQDQTGKTIFGSAGAKLVSDDQTKANSGIINVKRCTNIIIRNVIFEGPGAYDVDGWDNAILDASTNVWVDHCEFRDGVDGNFDIKNISDYITVSNCKFGYLKPPRAGGSGGSDDHRFSGLIGSSDSATADRNHLRVTFVRCWWAEGCVARMPRVRFGKVHLVNNYFSSTVSKSCIQAGFEANILAEANVFENVKNPVDLMDNKSTAVQLKDNTFTNVTGNVIGNGNSAFTPSYSISILNSSNVKAAVTSSGGAGATLTGNNCS from the coding sequence ATGAAAACGAGAGTAAACTACCTCACCTGTTCGGCTACGGCCTTGTGCATAGCCTTTATTTCCTTTGGCTGCCAGAAAAGTAAAGATCCAGGGGCTGGTACAGAAAATTTAACAGCAACGAAGCTGAAAACGGTAACTGAGGCTACTTGTACGGTGCAAGGATGGGCCTCACAAAACGGAGGAACTACAGGTGGCGGGACAGCTACACCAACAGTAGTCACTACTTATGCGGATTTAAAAGCTGCCATACAAAATGTCAATGTGAAAGTGGTACAAGTTAATGGTACGATTACAATACCTTCTGGCGGAAGAATCTCTTTCCAGGATCAGACAGGAAAAACCATCTTTGGTTCTGCCGGAGCAAAACTAGTCTCCGATGATCAGACCAAAGCTAATTCCGGCATTATCAATGTTAAAAGATGCACGAATATTATTATCCGGAATGTGATCTTCGAAGGCCCCGGCGCTTATGATGTTGACGGTTGGGATAACGCAATACTAGATGCGAGCACAAATGTATGGGTTGACCATTGTGAGTTCAGAGACGGTGTTGATGGCAATTTTGATATCAAAAATATCTCTGATTATATTACAGTCTCTAATTGCAAATTTGGTTATTTAAAGCCGCCAAGAGCGGGTGGTTCTGGTGGTTCAGATGATCATCGCTTTTCAGGCCTGATCGGTTCAAGTGACAGTGCTACGGCTGACAGGAACCACTTGCGTGTTACATTTGTACGTTGCTGGTGGGCTGAAGGCTGTGTAGCAAGAATGCCCCGTGTCAGGTTTGGTAAAGTCCATCTGGTCAATAACTATTTTAGCAGCACGGTAAGTAAAAGCTGTATACAGGCGGGTTTTGAGGCAAATATTCTGGCAGAGGCGAACGTTTTCGAAAATGTTAAAAATCCTGTTGACTTAATGGACAATAAATCTACAGCTGTTCAGCTTAAAGATAATACGTTTACTAATGTAACGGGAAATGTTATAGGTAATGGTAATAGTGCATTTACACCTTCTTACAGCATTTCAATATTGAATTCATCCAATGTTAAAGCTGCGGTTACTTCATCGGGTGGTGCAGGAGCTACGCTGACTGGTAATAACTGTTCCTGA